A region from the Streptomyces sp. 3214.6 genome encodes:
- a CDS encoding LacI family DNA-binding transcriptional regulator, giving the protein MTSAPGSLPDGRARLTDVAALAGVSVGTASKALNGGGRMRPETRQRVLDAVAELGFRPNQHAQSLHSGRSWTVGLMTTDGIGRFSTPVLLGAEDALGAGKISVLLCDTRGDAIREQHHLRNLMDRRVDGIIVTGRRTDPRPPLPGVESVPVVYALSPSTDPRDTSVVTDDRGGARLAIEHLVATGRTRIAHVTGPEHHAAARERAQYAVGQLASASLEPSTGRIHFGEWSEAWGRRAADAVLRTAPDTDAFFCGNDQIARGVADALRERGVSVPGDIAVVGYDNWDTMALASRPPLTTIDTNLTEIGRIAALELLRAIDTEPRPGVHTVPCRLVVRESS; this is encoded by the coding sequence GTGACCTCTGCTCCAGGCTCTCTCCCTGACGGCCGGGCCCGGCTGACCGATGTCGCCGCCCTCGCCGGCGTCAGCGTCGGCACGGCCTCCAAGGCGTTGAACGGCGGCGGACGGATGCGTCCCGAGACGCGTCAACGGGTGCTGGACGCGGTCGCGGAGCTGGGATTCAGGCCCAATCAGCACGCGCAGAGCCTGCACAGTGGCCGCAGCTGGACGGTCGGCCTGATGACGACCGACGGGATAGGCCGGTTCAGCACACCCGTACTGCTCGGCGCGGAGGACGCGCTGGGCGCCGGGAAGATCTCCGTCCTGCTGTGCGACACCCGGGGTGACGCCATCCGCGAGCAGCACCATCTGCGCAACCTCATGGACCGCAGGGTGGACGGCATCATCGTCACCGGCCGCCGCACGGACCCCCGGCCGCCCCTGCCCGGCGTCGAGTCCGTCCCCGTCGTCTACGCGCTGTCCCCGTCCACCGACCCCCGCGACACCTCCGTCGTCACCGATGACCGAGGCGGCGCGCGATTGGCGATCGAGCACCTGGTGGCCACCGGACGCACCCGGATCGCCCACGTCACCGGCCCGGAACACCACGCCGCCGCCCGCGAACGCGCCCAGTACGCGGTCGGGCAACTGGCGAGCGCCTCACTCGAACCGTCGACCGGACGGATCCACTTCGGTGAGTGGAGCGAGGCCTGGGGCCGGCGCGCGGCCGACGCCGTACTGCGCACCGCCCCCGACACCGACGCGTTCTTCTGCGGCAACGACCAGATCGCCCGGGGCGTGGCGGACGCGCTGCGCGAGCGCGGAGTGTCGGTCCCCGGCGACATCGCCGTGGTCGGCTACGACAATTGGGACACCATGGCGCTGGCCAGCCGCCCGCCCCTCACCACCATCGACACCAACCTCACCGAGATCGGCCGGATCGCGGCCCTGGAACTGCTCCGGGCGATCGACACCGAGCCACGGCCCGGCGTGCACACCGTGCCGTGCCGGCTGGTGGTGCGCGAGTCCAGCTGA
- a CDS encoding glycoside hydrolase family 127 protein, with the protein MPRTRSTPPAPGPVRLGPEAQAALRPAAVGIDTGFWHHRRTTNAHVSLPQGPGLLESAGNLHNLRLAAGAAEGEFRGAYPFVDTDVYKWLEAASWQLAQAPDAELAAELAAEVSRIVDLVAAAQQPDGYLNTWFQLVKDGQRYQDLRWGHELYCAGHLIQAAVAHHRTTGRRELLDVAVRFADQVDSVFGPPGSGKPIDGVDGHPEVETALVELYRETGERRYLELAGYFVDRYGHGLLGGEAYCQDRVPLREATNVEGHAVRQLYLLAGAADLATETGDAELRAAGERLWRAMTATKTHLTGGLGAHHDEEDFGDPYELPNERAYCETCAAIASVQWSWRMALLTGEARYSDLIERTLYNGFLAGVSLDGERWLYVNPLQVRDGHTDTGGDQSARRTRWFRCACCPPNVMRLLASLEHYLASTDDTGLQIHQYVAGRYTAEGVAVRAETEYPWQGTVRLTVEETPVDRPWTLSLRVPQWCRDFRVRCGEQTYDTAVSDGWLRLERTWAPGDEVVLELGLEPRLTTADPRVDAVRGCVAIERGPLVYCLEQADHPGGGLDDLVLDPTRPLAVKHRPDLLGGVTTVVAAGHRRTVPERDWWPYTPTDTARAAGPAAGDPVELTAVPYYAWANREDGSMRVWLPLS; encoded by the coding sequence ATGCCCCGCACCCGCTCCACCCCGCCCGCCCCGGGACCGGTCCGCCTCGGCCCCGAAGCCCAGGCCGCGCTGCGCCCCGCCGCCGTCGGCATCGACACGGGTTTCTGGCACCACCGCCGTACGACCAACGCGCACGTCTCCCTTCCGCAGGGACCCGGTCTGCTGGAGTCCGCGGGGAACCTGCACAACCTGCGGCTCGCGGCCGGCGCCGCCGAGGGCGAGTTCCGGGGCGCGTACCCCTTCGTGGACACGGATGTCTACAAGTGGCTGGAGGCGGCCTCCTGGCAGCTCGCCCAGGCCCCGGACGCCGAACTCGCCGCCGAACTCGCCGCCGAGGTCTCCCGGATCGTCGACCTGGTCGCCGCCGCCCAGCAGCCCGACGGCTATCTCAACACCTGGTTCCAGCTGGTCAAGGACGGGCAGCGCTACCAGGACCTGCGCTGGGGCCACGAGTTGTACTGCGCGGGCCATCTCATCCAGGCCGCGGTCGCCCACCACCGCACCACCGGACGCCGCGAACTCCTCGACGTGGCGGTCCGGTTCGCCGACCAGGTCGACTCCGTCTTCGGCCCGCCCGGCAGCGGCAAACCCATCGACGGCGTCGACGGTCACCCCGAGGTCGAGACCGCTCTGGTGGAGCTGTACCGGGAGACCGGGGAGCGCCGCTACCTGGAGCTGGCCGGCTACTTCGTCGACCGGTACGGTCACGGTCTGCTGGGCGGCGAGGCCTACTGCCAGGACCGGGTTCCGCTGCGTGAGGCGACCAACGTCGAGGGGCACGCCGTACGGCAGTTGTATCTGCTGGCGGGAGCGGCCGACCTGGCGACGGAGACCGGGGACGCCGAACTGCGGGCGGCGGGCGAGCGGTTGTGGCGGGCGATGACCGCGACCAAGACCCACCTCACCGGCGGCCTCGGCGCGCACCACGACGAGGAGGACTTCGGGGACCCGTACGAGCTGCCCAACGAGCGCGCCTACTGCGAGACCTGCGCCGCCATCGCCTCGGTCCAGTGGAGCTGGCGGATGGCCCTGCTCACGGGGGAGGCCCGCTACTCCGACCTGATCGAACGCACCCTGTACAACGGCTTCCTGGCGGGTGTCTCCCTGGACGGCGAGCGCTGGCTGTACGTCAACCCGCTCCAGGTCCGCGACGGTCACACCGACACCGGCGGCGACCAGTCGGCCCGCCGCACCCGCTGGTTCCGCTGCGCCTGCTGCCCGCCCAACGTGATGCGGCTGCTGGCGAGCCTGGAGCACTACCTGGCCAGCACCGACGACACGGGCCTGCAGATCCACCAGTACGTCGCCGGGCGCTACACCGCCGAGGGCGTCGCCGTACGCGCCGAGACCGAGTACCCCTGGCAGGGCACCGTCCGCCTCACCGTCGAGGAGACCCCCGTCGACCGTCCCTGGACGCTGTCCCTGCGCGTCCCGCAGTGGTGCCGCGACTTCCGGGTGCGCTGCGGGGAGCAGACGTACGACACGGCGGTGTCGGACGGCTGGCTGCGTCTGGAGCGCACCTGGGCGCCCGGCGACGAAGTGGTCCTGGAGCTGGGGCTGGAACCCCGGCTGACCACGGCCGACCCCCGGGTGGACGCGGTACGCGGCTGTGTCGCGATCGAGCGCGGGCCGCTCGTGTACTGCCTGGAGCAGGCCGACCACCCGGGCGGTGGCCTGGACGACCTCGTCCTCGACCCGACCCGGCCGCTCGCCGTGAAGCACCGCCCGGACCTGCTCGGTGGTGTCACCACGGTCGTGGCGGCCGGCCACCGGCGCACCGTGCCCGAGCGGGACTGGTGGCCGTACACCCCCACGGACACCGCGCGGGCCGCCGGGCCCGCCGCCGGCGATCCCGTAGAGCTGACCGCCGTCCCCTACTACGCGTGGGCCAACCGTGAGGACGGCAGCATGCGCGTCTGGCTGCCCCTCTCCTGA